The Vibrio tasmaniensis genomic sequence GAAGTTAAACTCTCAATCGAGTATTTGGATTCAAAGCGCGTCCATAGCCCTGAGTACTACGATTCTATCGCGAACTACTTACGTACCAAATATGCAGATTATAAGTTTGATGGTGTAATCGCGACTGACGACAACGCGGCGAACTTCCTTGAATCTCTGCCTAATTTGATTGGTCGCTCCACACCTGTCGTTGCTGCCGGTATCAATGATTCTAGTACTGACATGTATGCGGTATCTGATAGAGCAACCGTGCTTTATGAGAACGATCAGATAGACGTCAATATTGAGCTGATTTCTAAATTAAGACCTAATCTAAAGAAACTGTATTTTGTTAATGATTACAGTGTCACTTCTAAATTGATCCAGAAAGAAATGAATCGCGTGATGGCTGAGTTCCCTAACATCACATTGGTTGAAATACGCGATCTATCGTTAGTGCGTACCCGTCAGTTTTTGGAAGGTATCTCTGCTGATGACGCGGTTTTGCTCAGTCATTACAATACCGAATTGAATCAAGGTGTGTATCATACTTATCAAGAGATTTCGGATACATTGTCTAAAGTAAGTGCTGCTCCAGTGTTTGCTTTGTGGCAGTTCTATATTTCGGGAGATGTATTGGGTGGCTATGTGAATCACTCTCAAAGCATGGGTGAGCAGGCGGTTAATGCGTTGGATAAGTACCTACCTCTTGGTTTCAACCAACCTTTAACTCCCGGTGATAACAAACGTTTTGTATTTAACTACCTTGCAATGAAGCGACATGGGATTAGTGCAAACGCGCTACCTGATGACGCTATATTCATTAACGAGCCTTCATCTTTCATTCGTAAAAACTTTCAGTTGCTATTGGGTCTATCGATGGTTATTGCAGGTTTGAGCCTGATTATTTTGATGCAATTTGTCACTTTACGCCAAAAGAAAGAGCTAGCCAAAAAGAGCAAACGAATTTTAAAACTTCAGAAGCAAACGCTGAATATTCAGAAGGATATGATTCATGTCCTCGGAGAGGCGATTGAAACTCGTTCTGGCGAAACAGGTAATCACGTTAAGCGTGTCGCCAAGTTGTCTGCGTTACTTGCTAAGTATCGTGGCTTGAGTCATCGCGAGGTTGAGATGATAGAGATCATTAGCCCGATGCACGATGTGGGTAAGATTTCAGTTCCTGAATCAATCTTGGATAAACCAGGTAAATTGACCGAGCAGGAGTGGGAAGTGATGAAGCTTCACACTACGGCAGGCTATAACTTACTGAAAAGTGGAGCTGGTGATATTACTAATCTGGCCGCAATCATCGCCAACGAGCATCATGAACGTTGGGATGGGGCCGGATATCCTAATGGCAAAGTGGGTGACGAAATTCACTTGTTTGCTCGTATTACTGCCGTTGCCGATGTGTTTGACGCACTACTCAGTGCCCGTTGTTACAAGGAGCCGTGGCCATTAGAGATGGTTGTCGATTTATTTGAGAGAGAATGCGGCTGTCAGTTCGATCCTGAGCTTACTCAATTACTATTGAGCCACTTACCCGAGTTTGTCGCTATTCGTGATTCGTATCCAGACACCGCTGAATGCTGCATTGAATTAACGGATAAACCTACTGTTATTGAAGAATTGGCCGTGAGTTAACGGTTTATTGGCAAATAAAGTCGTGATTGGTGACGCTCAAAGCATATTAATTTAGTGAGTGCTGTTGCTTATGGTTAGGCATAAGGTGATCCACTGCATATTTCGCGTAGAGAAATAAGGGCCGATAGATAAAGTGTTACCTTAATCATCCCGCGTATTGAAAGAACACTATAGGATAAAACTTGAATTCAATGCGAGTGAGAGAGCTATGCGGTTAGAACAAACTAAATGTGTAATTTTCGATTGTGATGGAACACTCATCGATAGCGAGAAGCTGTGTTGCCAAGCCTTAGTGAATGTGTTTTCTGGCTTTGGCGCTAAGTTAAACGTTAATGACTGCTATGTGCACTTTCAAGGTGGGAAGCTAGCTGACATCTTAATGGATACTCAAGAACGTTTAGGGCTGTCTATCTCCATTGATACACTCGAGCCGCTTTACCGCACTGAATTAGAAGCCTTGTTCCAACGGCATTTAAAACCGATGGATGGCGCTATCGAGCTTATTGAATTCCTCAAGCAACAAGACATCGAGTTTTGTATTGCTTCCAATGCGCCTAAATCTCGAGTTGAATCTTCATTGGCAATGACAGGAATGCTCGACGACTTCAAAGGCAAAGTATTTTCAGCTTTTGATGCCAATAGCTGGAAGCCAGAGCCTGATCTGATCATGTATACCGCAATGAATATGGGCTTTTTACCAAACGAATGTATTTATGTTGATGACACGGTGAAAGGCATTGAAGCTGGGGTTGGTGCAGGTATTCAATCTTTTAGATTGCGACCAACGTTTGAAGGTTCATTGAGTGATAATACCGAAGCCGACATAGCAGAGCTAGCGGCTCAGGATATTTACAGTTTGGAAGAAATATCGATTTGGATTAATGGCAAGCGCTGCTCAAGTGGTGGTATACCGCACTCTGGAGCTTTGGTGGGGTAGAGCCTAATTGAAGGCTGACTACTTTGCTTAATTGTGTTGTGTGGAAACCACATGCAGCACAAGTGAACTTCTCTCCACTTTCTGAAAGTAGATATTCGTCATGTTGGCATAAAGGGCATGTGATGTCGTCGGTGTATGGTGCATCTGTTTTATTCATTATGTGTCACCTGCAGCAAAAGGGTAAGCGAAAATAAGACCCGTTCAAATAGATTACCCCTAAGCTCGATTATTAGACAGTTTTGGCTCCTCTTAATCCCTCCTTTGCGACTTACTTCATGTTAATAACTGAGGAGTATGGATTTGCCATGGTTATTAATCGACGCCAATAAAAAAGGACTCTATATGAGTCCTTCTTGGGTTTGTTCTTAATTCTAAGCCTTAAGCCATTAAGCATTAAGCATTAAGTGAAAATAGCTGATAGCTATTTGCTAAGTGCGGTATCTTGCCAAAGTTTGAGACAGAGAAACCGATGCTTCAGTCAGCTTAGATACGCCCTTTGAAGAGTTTTGAGCGACATCTTTAATTACGTCTGATTGGCCTCGTATATCATTAAGCTCAGCAGCGATGGTATTCGCTACGTTGCTTTGTTCATCAGCTGACGTTGCTATTTGTAGACTCATGTCCATTAGCGCTTGTGCGGAATCTGCAATCGAGTTTACGTCATCACCGATGTGTGAAATTAGTTGGCTACTGGTCTGCGCTTGATCAACCGTTTGCACCGTGATCTTAGCAATATTTTGACTCTCTTGCTGTAAGCGTTCAATCATCGTTTGGATCTCAACCGTAGCGGACTGAGTTCTGCTAGCGAGCGTTCTCACTTCATCAGCAACAACGGCGAATCCACGGCCTTGTTCACCTGCACGGGCAGCTTCAATCGCGGCATTCAGTGCGAGTAGGTTAGTCTGCTCTGAAATTGCGTTGATCGTGGTGATCACTTCGTTGATTTGGCTTGTATTTACATTCAAGCTCGTAACAGAAGACGAGGTTTGCTCAATCAAAGAAGAAAGGGTGGTTATCTCTGAGATTGCTTGCTGAACCATAGCATGGCTATCATTGATTTGTTGAGCATCTTGCTCTGCTTGCTCTGTAGAGCGCGCAGAGATATTCGATACTTCATTCGCTGATGCCGTCATTTGGTCCATTGCGGTTGCAACAGAGTCAAGAGACGCGTTTTGGCTCATGATTTGTGTTTCGCTGCGCTTCATCTCTGTTTCGAAAGAAGCCGACGTTTCACTCAGTGTCGCTGCGTTTTGGTTTACGTTATTGACGAGTTCACTTAGCGTATCCATCGAACGGTCAAGCGCGCAACCAATCGTACCAAACTCATCACGACCCGGATGGAAACCAAGGCGAGACGTTAAATCTCCATCACCAATCTTTTGAGTGGTTGAGTAAAGTACCCACAGTGCGCCACCTAAGAAAGTTGCTACCCAATAACAGAAAAGACCAAAGGGCACACACCATAAAAAACTGAGTAATAAAGAGTAAAGTGCTTGCTGCTTTTGATTCTGTGTATCGATATTTGAAACGGTAAGAGAGTAGTAATTGCCATCTTGTGCAAGTGCCGTAGCAGTCACGGAACCCGTGTTGGAAATAGTGGTTTCTTGAAGGCGTGTTTGTTGGCTAACTGAACGAACCGAACCTGGGGAGTCTGATGCTGACAAAATGCCTTGCAATTGAAACTCGACCTGCTGTTTTGCACTTGCGTCAATTTGTTCTACCTTGTTGACGTAGTTGAAGCCAGCGAGGCTTGCTACAGCGGCGAAAAAGATCAAGAAAATGACCCAAAACTTGTCGTTAATCGACATTTTAATAAACAGTTTGTCTATCGTTCTAAATTGTACTTCTTTCATAAAAACTCCACGGTAAATCCTTTACCGTGGACTCTAAATAACCGACCTCAATAAAAATGTGATTCCGATCGATTAATTATGAAAATTCATGATAGCAATATATCGTTCATGAGACATCAATCAAGTATTTTTGCTCTCGATGGGTTTATTAGCCTAATGACGGTAATAACCCTACTGAAATAAGGATTTGTATTGCAATGATAAACACGCCAACGCTACCCGCTAAAAACAGCGCTTTGCTTCCACCTAACACTTGGTAAGTTGATTCTGTAGCGTGAGGTTTTACTGAGAAATTTGTGTAACGAACCTTGTATACCATCACTGTCGGCAGAAGAATCGCAAGCACTGAAAGTGCAATGGCTGCGTAACCTAAAGCCATGATAAAGCCTTGTGGGTAGAACAGGGCAAAACCCAATGGCGGCAAGAAAGTAATTGCGGCTGTTTTAGCACGTTTGGCATTGCCTAGTTTCTTACTCAGAGAGTCTCCCATGAATTCAAATAACCCCAAGCTCACGCCAATAAATGAGGTCAACAATGCAAGATCTGCGAACACGCCCACGATCAAGCTTAAGTTTGATTGATGAACGGTTTGCGATAGTGAAACTAGAAGTGCGCCCAAGCTAGTATCTGATAATAATTGCTCTTGGCTAACCACACCCAACGTAACACTCTGCCAGAAAACATAGATAACCAACGGTAGTGCAGAACCTATAATCATTACCTTACGTAAAGAGCGAACGTCACCATCTAAGTATCGAACAATTGAAGGGATACTGCCGTGGAAACCAAAAGAGGTAAATACAACTGGGATTGCAGCAACAATCAGACCTTGTTGTAGAGGCATGCTCATAAGATATTGAGAGGTGATGTTTGGTGCTAGGAAGCTGAGTACCAAAACCATCGCAATCAGTTTAAGTCCAAATAAAACACGGTTAACTTTATCAACACTGTGTGTACCAATCGTCACAACACCTGCAACTAATAGTGTAAATAGAAGCGTGGTGATTTGACCATTGAGCTCAATGCCAGCGATATCTGAGATACGTTGGTTGAACTGAGCACCACCGCCCGCTATGTATGCCGCACATAGAGCGTAGAAAAGAAACATCACCGCGAAGCTCGCTATCCACTTTCCTTTTGTTCCTAAAATAGTGTGAGCTAACGTGTGTAGGGTTGCGTCAGATTCAGCGAATTGATGAAGCTCTACCATTAACAGAGCCGTAAAGGCCATCAATGCCCATAAACCCAGCATCAAGAAAAGTGAAGTTGAAAAGCCAATACCTGCAGAAGCAAGTGGAAGAGCGAGCATGCCGGCACCAATGGTTGTGCCTGCAATGATCAAAGTACTACCAAAAACCTTTGATTTATTCATTGTATATAATTCTTTACGTTAGAGTGTGTTTTCATTGTAATTCTTCTAGCTTAAGCGCATAAACCCAAAGAATATCTCGATTTTGAAGTATTCTGATTGAGTTTAATTCCAAATGCAATCTCTAATGTAATTAAAAATATCCACTGTAAATTTATATTTACATCGTTGGGTGGGCAGGGCATCGAAAATGCCTAAGCAAACGTTTGACTATGATCTGCTTCAAAATTTGTAGAGTAATTTGTTGTACTTGGTGTAAGGTGGCAGTACATATGTCGTTCGCGTATACCCCTTTGACGTAAACAAGCGTTAATGATCGCGAGTAGCTTTCAAGCTATAAATATGGAATGGGTAGAGTAGAGTGCGTTCATCAAAGTGACATAATATAAGTCCAAGATGGTGCACTAGTTAACAGGACATTATGTCCACATCAAGGAATAGAGGGGGCACTATGAGTGACCAATCTTATAATGACGAAAGTCTTGAGTTGTTAGATGCTATGGAAATTGGCATTGATTTATCTGACTATGAACAAACAGTTAAACAACTAGCAGAAGAACTTTTTAAGTCTTCGAACTAAGTTTTACCTGAACTAAAGGTTTCTGTAGTTCAACGTTCTCAAATTAGACAATTCTTAAACTGAGCAAATCTCATTCGCTCACACGTCATATCAAAACTATCCTCATTAAAGTTCGCGAAGATAAACGAGTACGTTTACCATGTTACTTAGTTCTCGATACTTTAATGAGGTTCAATGAACTTTCTCGCACACCTGCACATCGCCCAACATTGCAACAGTAACTTAGCCGGTAATCTGTTAGGTGACTTCGTTAAGGGTGACCCTAATAAACACTATTCAGATTCGCTTTCTAACGGGATAAGACTTCATCGATTCGTCGATAGCTATACCGACCGTCATGATGTGTCTCGCTCTGCAAAATCTCTGTTTTCAGATCAAACAAAGCGCTTTGCTCCTATCGCGCTCGATGTCTTCTGGGATCACTGCTTGGCCAATCACTGGGGGCAGTTCTCGACACAGTCGTTAGAGCATTTTTGTTCAGACAGTCATCAGCAGATTTTCGAACATCAAGAGTCACACTGGCCTGAAAACTTCGTCACTATTCATCAGAAGATGGCGGAACAACGGTGGTTGGAAAGCTATCAAGACATGTCTTCCATCGAGTTGGTATTACAGCGAATGGCGTTACGAAGGCCTAAGCTAGGTATGCTCAAAAACTGTTACGAAGACCTAGAACGCCACTATGATAAGTTGCAGTGTCACTTTAATGAGCTATATCCAAGCGTTTTAGAAGAAGCAAACCACTTTAGTGCGCTTCAATTGACGAAAAATCAAAAGGAAAGGTAAACAGCGTAATGCAGGTTTGCTACAATCCGCGCCTATTTAATCTTTGAGCATCATACTATGTCTGAACCTACTAAATCTTTTAACCAACTTGGATTGTCTGACCAACTGCTTACAACACTCACCGAGCTTAACTTTACGGCTCCAACCAGTGTTCAAGAGCAAGCGATTCCATTGGTGCTAGAAGGCAAAGATGTATTGGCTGGTGCGCAAACGGGTACGGGTAAAACGGCCGCATTTGGTTTGCCAATTATCCAAAGATTAATCGAGACAAAAGACAACGTTATTCCAAACCCGAAGCTAGTTCGTGCGCTTGTGTTGGTACCAACACGTGAACTAGCGCAACAGGTTTTCGATAACGTAACCAGCTACGCAAAGGCCACCGACATCAAAGTCGTGGTGGCTTACGGCGGCGTTAGCATGAAGGTTCAAACTGAAAATCTACGCGGGGGAGCAGATATTCTTGTCGCGACTCCGGGCCGTCTTATCGACCATATGTTCACTAAGAACATCATGTTGAGCCACACTGAAGTGTTGGTACTGGATGAAGCAGACCGCATGTTAGACATGGGTTTCATGCCTGATATCAAACGCATTCTTTCTCGTATGAATGAGGTGCGACAGACTCTGTTCTTCTCTGCGACGTTTGATAACAAAATTAAAGCTCTGGCACATCGAATGATGCAGTCGCCAAGTGAAATTCAAGTGACGCCAAAAAACAGCACGGCGGACACGGTTACCCAGATGGTTTATCCGGTTGATAAATCACGTAAGAGTGAGCTGTTGGCTTACCTGATCGGTTCAAAGAACTGGCAGCAAGTGTTGGTATTCACAAAAACTAAGCAGGGTACGGATGCTCTGGTCAAAGAACTTAAGCTAGACGGCATTAAAGCGGCATCAATCAATGGTGATAAGAGCCAGGGTGCTCGCCAAAAGGCACTGGACGATTTCAAATCAGGCAAGGTGCGTGCGTTGATTGCAACCGACGTGGCAGCTCGTGGTATCGATATTCAACAGCTAGAACAAGTGGTTAACTATGACATGCCATTCAAAGCCGAAGATTACGTTCACCGTATTGGACGTACAGGCCGCGCAGGCAACAGCGGTTTAGCGATCTCTTTGATGAGCCAGGATGAAGCTTATCTTCTGGGTGACATTGAACGCTTACTTGATACTCGCTTGCCTCAAGAGTGGTTAGAGGGCTTTGAACCAAGCCTGGAAAAAGATGTAGCACCCGATCGCGGTGGTCGCAGTAAAAGTCGTTCATCAGAAAAACGTAAGATGAAAGCGAAGCTTAAGATTCACCAAAACCGCGGTAAAGCGCGTCGCTAATAAGCCGATCTAAAGAACTAGATTAAAGATCTATACATATAAAAACGCGCCGTTACAGTTGGTTCTGTAACGGCGCGTTTTTGTATTAAGTACACTTGCTTCGGACTTGGAGAACAGTATCAGGATTTATTGTGTTCTGTATTACACTTCCACACGCAAGGCACTTCGTAAATTAGCTCTTCCAGAGTCGCCGGGTTAAGTACCCATTTATCCTCA encodes the following:
- a CDS encoding HD domain-containing phosphohydrolase: MYKLLFSIAVLCVSAYSSLSFANDWDIKRILVLHSYEPSYQWTADFQKGIDSAFSQSQAEVKLSIEYLDSKRVHSPEYYDSIANYLRTKYADYKFDGVIATDDNAANFLESLPNLIGRSTPVVAAGINDSSTDMYAVSDRATVLYENDQIDVNIELISKLRPNLKKLYFVNDYSVTSKLIQKEMNRVMAEFPNITLVEIRDLSLVRTRQFLEGISADDAVLLSHYNTELNQGVYHTYQEISDTLSKVSAAPVFALWQFYISGDVLGGYVNHSQSMGEQAVNALDKYLPLGFNQPLTPGDNKRFVFNYLAMKRHGISANALPDDAIFINEPSSFIRKNFQLLLGLSMVIAGLSLIILMQFVTLRQKKELAKKSKRILKLQKQTLNIQKDMIHVLGEAIETRSGETGNHVKRVAKLSALLAKYRGLSHREVEMIEIISPMHDVGKISVPESILDKPGKLTEQEWEVMKLHTTAGYNLLKSGAGDITNLAAIIANEHHERWDGAGYPNGKVGDEIHLFARITAVADVFDALLSARCYKEPWPLEMVVDLFERECGCQFDPELTQLLLSHLPEFVAIRDSYPDTAECCIELTDKPTVIEELAVS
- a CDS encoding HAD-IA family hydrolase, with translation MRLEQTKCVIFDCDGTLIDSEKLCCQALVNVFSGFGAKLNVNDCYVHFQGGKLADILMDTQERLGLSISIDTLEPLYRTELEALFQRHLKPMDGAIELIEFLKQQDIEFCIASNAPKSRVESSLAMTGMLDDFKGKVFSAFDANSWKPEPDLIMYTAMNMGFLPNECIYVDDTVKGIEAGVGAGIQSFRLRPTFEGSLSDNTEADIAELAAQDIYSLEEISIWINGKRCSSGGIPHSGALVG
- a CDS encoding methyl-accepting chemotaxis protein; this encodes MKEVQFRTIDKLFIKMSINDKFWVIFLIFFAAVASLAGFNYVNKVEQIDASAKQQVEFQLQGILSASDSPGSVRSVSQQTRLQETTISNTGSVTATALAQDGNYYSLTVSNIDTQNQKQQALYSLLLSFLWCVPFGLFCYWVATFLGGALWVLYSTTQKIGDGDLTSRLGFHPGRDEFGTIGCALDRSMDTLSELVNNVNQNAATLSETSASFETEMKRSETQIMSQNASLDSVATAMDQMTASANEVSNISARSTEQAEQDAQQINDSHAMVQQAISEITTLSSLIEQTSSSVTSLNVNTSQINEVITTINAISEQTNLLALNAAIEAARAGEQGRGFAVVADEVRTLASRTQSATVEIQTMIERLQQESQNIAKITVQTVDQAQTSSQLISHIGDDVNSIADSAQALMDMSLQIATSADEQSNVANTIAAELNDIRGQSDVIKDVAQNSSKGVSKLTEASVSLSQTLARYRT
- a CDS encoding aromatic amino acid transport family protein, which gives rise to MNKSKVFGSTLIIAGTTIGAGMLALPLASAGIGFSTSLFLMLGLWALMAFTALLMVELHQFAESDATLHTLAHTILGTKGKWIASFAVMFLFYALCAAYIAGGGAQFNQRISDIAGIELNGQITTLLFTLLVAGVVTIGTHSVDKVNRVLFGLKLIAMVLVLSFLAPNITSQYLMSMPLQQGLIVAAIPVVFTSFGFHGSIPSIVRYLDGDVRSLRKVMIIGSALPLVIYVFWQSVTLGVVSQEQLLSDTSLGALLVSLSQTVHQSNLSLIVGVFADLALLTSFIGVSLGLFEFMGDSLSKKLGNAKRAKTAAITFLPPLGFALFYPQGFIMALGYAAIALSVLAILLPTVMVYKVRYTNFSVKPHATESTYQVLGGSKALFLAGSVGVFIIAIQILISVGLLPSLG
- a CDS encoding acyl carrier protein phosphodiesterase, which produces MNFLAHLHIAQHCNSNLAGNLLGDFVKGDPNKHYSDSLSNGIRLHRFVDSYTDRHDVSRSAKSLFSDQTKRFAPIALDVFWDHCLANHWGQFSTQSLEHFCSDSHQQIFEHQESHWPENFVTIHQKMAEQRWLESYQDMSSIELVLQRMALRRPKLGMLKNCYEDLERHYDKLQCHFNELYPSVLEEANHFSALQLTKNQKER
- a CDS encoding DEAD/DEAH box helicase gives rise to the protein MSEPTKSFNQLGLSDQLLTTLTELNFTAPTSVQEQAIPLVLEGKDVLAGAQTGTGKTAAFGLPIIQRLIETKDNVIPNPKLVRALVLVPTRELAQQVFDNVTSYAKATDIKVVVAYGGVSMKVQTENLRGGADILVATPGRLIDHMFTKNIMLSHTEVLVLDEADRMLDMGFMPDIKRILSRMNEVRQTLFFSATFDNKIKALAHRMMQSPSEIQVTPKNSTADTVTQMVYPVDKSRKSELLAYLIGSKNWQQVLVFTKTKQGTDALVKELKLDGIKAASINGDKSQGARQKALDDFKSGKVRALIATDVAARGIDIQQLEQVVNYDMPFKAEDYVHRIGRTGRAGNSGLAISLMSQDEAYLLGDIERLLDTRLPQEWLEGFEPSLEKDVAPDRGGRSKSRSSEKRKMKAKLKIHQNRGKARR